A segment of the Nitrospina gracilis 3/211 genome:
CTTTACAACGAAATGGTAGTGCAAGACATTGGGGCGGTCAAGGACCGCTGTTCGGGCGTGCCTATCGCCAAAGTCGCCGCCCTTCCACCGGAGCATGAGGCGGTGCAACTGGGAGCGGCCGTTTCTTTGCTGGCGTTTGTCATCAAGTTCCAGGACAACCTGGAAGACGAAACCGGTTTCTGGTTGAGACGGTACAACGGCTGGGTTCAGCGCCGTCTCAATCGCACATTCCGCAAAAGCAAAAAGTTGTACGAGCGTTTCAACATCGACCTCGAATATGTCGAAAGAGAGGTCGCCGCCCTGCACCGCATGGAGCGGGACCTATCGGTGACGGCCATTGACCGCTTTCTCGATCAGTGGGGCAAGGTGTTCGCGCACATCATGACGCAGGCGTTCCAGGACAAGATCGGCAAGGACCGCTTCGAGGCGCTTTACGCTTTTTTCCTTGAGCTGGGACGGTTGATCAATTTACTCGACGCCCTGGCGGACCTGCACGCGGACCATTCGGCGTGCCGATTCAACCCCCTCCTGCGCGCCGAGCCGGGGTTGAATTTAACCGATGAAAATTGCCTGCGGGATACCTATAATAAATACCTCGAAACGGTCCACGCGGGCCGCGACCGGATGCTGAACCTCCTTCCGGACCTGGACCTGCGCGACGCCTGGACGATCGTGAACAACATCGTCACCTACAGCCTGGACCGGGAAGCACAAAAGGCGCACGACGCTTTGGTGCTTCGAAAACCCGTTTCCGAAAAGATGTTTTTCAACTGCAAGGATTTTTAACGACAGGAGAGAATATGTTTTGCCCCAACTGTGGAGCGGAGAACTCGGATCAGGCCAACTTCTGCACGCGGTGCGGCACGCAGATCGTGGACAATCCCGAAATGCGCACTCCCCAGCAATACCAGCAACCGGGCCCGCCCCAGCAGGGGAACCGGCAGATGCCTCCGGGGTATTACGAGCGTCCGGATTTGAAGGAAACCTTCGTCCACAGCGCCACCTCAGGGGCGGGCGCCTATGCCGGGTGTTGCTGTATGAACGCCCTGTCCAACCTGCTTTGCGACGCCTGTGAATAATGTCTCCCGAGACCATTGAAGGTCTGGTCGCGGATTACGGTTACGGCATCGTTCTCGTCGGCACTTATTTCGATCATTATGGCATCCCCCTGTTTCTGGTGTTCGGCGGCATCGCCGCATCCAAAGACCTGTTGAATGTGTACGGCGTTCTCTTGTGCGGGTTCGCAGGGGGATGGATCGCCGACCTGTTCCTATATTTTCTCGGTTACAAAACGGGGCTGGCGTACTGGATGCGCTTTTCCTGGGTGAGCCGCATGGAAGGCGCTATCGCCACAACGCACCGCATGTTCCAGACGCGCCCGGCGGTGGTGGTGATCCTCGGCCGCTTCCTGTTCGCGGTGTCCAAAATCATTCCCCCGTTCGCGGGGATGATTCACTACGACGCGCGCCGTTACGTGGCCTTTTCGTTTCTGGGCAACGTCCTGTTTTCCATTGTCTACACCGCCGCCAGCTATTATTCCGGTCCGCTTGTTATGGACGCCCTCAAGGAACTGGAGTGGGGAAACGTGGCAATTACAATATGTTCGGTGCTGGCGTTGTACTTCATCGCGCGCCGCACTCTACGCGCACCCCGCCGTTCCTGACTGGCCTAATCAATCGGCAGCCCTTATGACAACTAAAAATCATTACGAAATCCTGGGCGTGGCCCCCGAAGCGACGTATGCAGAAATCAAAAAGGCGTACCGCGAGTTGGCGAAACAGCATCACCCGGACAAAAACCCGGAAAGCCGCGATGGACATCACGACCGGTTTGCAGAAATTGCGGAAGCTTACCGCGTGTTGTCCAACCTGAACCGGCGCCGGGACTACGACGCTCTATTGTTTGGGGCTCCGCCCCCACATTCTGGGCCGAAGGGACCGCATCGATTTTACCGGCCGCATTATTCCGGCTATCCGTATTTTCAGTACGATTTCATCACACCGTTCATCCATTCCTTTTTCGTGGGCGACCTGCGGGCGCGTCCCACAGAGAAGGACCGGATGCAACGGCTGTTATTAAATCCCAGAGTGTTAATGGTCGCGATGTTCGGAGCGCTTTATTTTTTCAAATTCTTCACGTCAATGGCTGGGGAGATCACGGACAAAAACATTGAGGAGAAACTGTTTCAAACACAGTCCTATTACTTATCGGTGAATACCGATGAAGGCACCGAAAAGAAAAAACGCGTGAAACGAGATCTGTTCAAGGAAGTCCAGGTAGGCGACCGCATTGAAAAAGACTTTTTCTCGTTCACTTATCGATTGAACGATCGCGAAATTTCTTACTGGGAATTGCCACGGTTTCTGTTGCAGGTCGGAATGATTCATCTGGTGCTTTCCGGCGGCCTTTGGTGGCTGGAACGCGGCCGGCGTTGAGCGAAAAGCATCCCGCTTGAGGGCGAATTGAATCTGACATTGGATGGTGGTAAGCTGATTGTCGACTTACTTGCGGATGGCACCTAACCCGCTATCACAGCTTGGCAAAATCGGCTTGCCGCCCAAGATCCTTTGCGCACCGCTGTTGCAGCATGTTTCAAGGTTGTCGAACTTCAATCCAGAAATCACCATCAAATCCGGAAACAACCATGCGTCGTTTTAAACTGTCTCTTACGTCCCTGTTGATTCTCGCTGTAGCCATCCTTTCCCTTCCCTTCACCGCCATCGAGGCGCAGGCTCTATGTGTGAACGTCAAAAAAGCCAATTTACGAAAAGGTCCCGGCCTGAATTTCGAGAAACTGTGGGAGGTGTTCAAGTACATGCCCTTCCAGCAGTTGGCAAAGAAAGGTGAATGGCTCAGGGTTCAGGACGTTGACGGCGACATCTACTGGCTGCACGAGAGACTGATCACCAACAACTTCAAATGCGCGGTGGTCAAACAGAACAAAACAAATATGCGAACAGGGCCCGGAACCAATCATTCCCGCGTTCCGTGGAGCCCGGTAGACAAATACTTTTCGGTTAAAGTCCTCAAGGTAGAGAACAACTGGGTGCAAATCGTCGATGCGATGGGCGATAAGGCATGGGTGTACCAGCCTTTGGTGTGGATCCGCTGACCTGGCCATCCACATTCCACGTTTCCAAAAGACCGGTTTATTTCGGCATCAACATGTCAGCGCGTTTCTTGAAAAACAGGTGAAATAGTAGATTGCAGTATTGATCCAGTTCTTTTTTTCCTCGGATAATTCCGAATAATTCCAGAACCCATACAACTTCGCGAATTTGAGCAGTTTTTCCGAGTACAGCTTCCACGTGTATGCCTCTTTTACGCGTGAAATGGCCTGGCCCGAAATTGTTTTCCAGTAGGTTGAGTCGGAGCCGGCGCGCGCCAGGAACTTCACCAGCGGTTCGCTGATGAGCAACGGTTGGGTGGGGTTGATGAGGAAGCCGTTCCTGCCGTCCTGGATGATCTCCTGCGGTCCGCCGAATTGCGTGGCAAATACAGGAAGTCCGCTGGCCATGCCCTCCAGTACCGTCAGGCCAAAGGCTTCGAACAGGGCTGGTTGCACAAATACCCCCTGGCGGTCCCCCATGATGCGGTACATCTCGGCTCCGTTCTGCCGTGACGAGTTTTCCACCCAGCGTATTTTAGAATACAGATCATATTGAGCAATCAATTCATACATGCGTTTCAATTGATGGCGCTCCTCATCGTCTTCCACGCCTTCTTCACGAATTGACCGCGTCACCACAATGAGGTTCGCCATTTCCTGCAACTGCGGACTCTGGCCATATGCTTCAACCAACCCTGTCAGGTTTTTGATTTTGTCGAGGCGTGCCATGGTGAAAATAGGCGGCTTGTCCGGGTCGCTCAACTCGCCGTAAGCCTCCGGACCAGCGTGCTGAAACAAGCGCTCCGTCAACTCACTCGTCTGATTTTCCATGCGCTTGTTCTTCTGCGTGAACGGAAAGTACAACGAATCATCCACTCCCGGCGACACCACATTGAATTTTGGGTGATGCAAGTGGACGCCATTAGCCACCTTGTAAAGACCTGGCATGGAAAACAGTCGATACGATTCGTATTGGCCCATGCTCGTGTCGGTGCCCGCGATCTCCTGAGACGTGCTGGAGATGATGATATCCGCCTTGTTCATGGCAATGAGGTCGGCCGTGAACTGCAAGGAAAAATTATAGTCGGGCTCAAGATCTTTCCAGTACAGTGCGGAGAACAGGTATTTTGGTTTTTCCAGCGCGTGCGCGATATTGCACTGGATGACCTGCAACCACGATGCAAGAAGCGATGCAACCAGGTTCCCGTCGGAATAGTTGCCGACGATGAGGTCGGGCTTTCCGCCGAATTCCGTCAAAAGTTCATTCTTGGCATCAAGAGCGAACTGTTCCAGATAGGGCCACACGCGGAATCGGGACATCCAGTGCGGAACGATGCCCTGTTGGTCGTCCTTGAACGGCACACGCAATATCCAGCAGTTTTGCGTTCCATGTACTTTTTCCAAACGATGGTCGCAGGTGGTTCCTTCGCTTTCCGGAATCAGGCGAGTGACGATGATGATCTTCGGTTGGGCCTTGAGGCCTGCGTTTTTGAGCGAGGTTTTCAGGTATTTTTCCAGGGCCTTCACCTGGTCGAGGATATAAACGACCTGCCCTCCCGTGTCCGGACGGCCCAGCACATTCTCCTGCCCGAACCAGCCATGGGGGGAAATGATGGCCACCCGGCTCACCATGGGAATGACGTTGATGAATTCCTCCAGGTTTTCCGCCCGCGGTTCCTCCAGCAGGTTGGCCAGCAACTGGAGGTTCTTGAGCACCCTGCCCACCGTATCGCCGAACCCGTCACAAAACCCCAGGCCCCGCAAATGACTTTTCTCCTTCTGGATCGGTCCGTTCTCCGGTTGACGTTCCAGGTAGCTGATGGCTTTCTGCAGGGCCTCGAATAACTGGTGCGGGTCCTGCACGATTTGCCCATCCACGAGAATTTGTTCGCCGTTGATACTGTGGATTTTTAGGAAGTCGCAAAGGTGGGTCTGCCATTTGCTCCATTCCCCCTGCAGTTTTCCCGCCATGAAACTGTTAAGAAACCGTTGACCCGAACCGATTTTACGGTGATCCCGAATTACCGGTCCCAGGCTGTAAAACGGGCCGAAGTTGATTTCCAGTTTCTTTTCGGCGGGTTCGTACGGGTAGCCCGCCACCACTTCGCGGTAATCCAGAAATTCCTCCGGACTCAATTCATCGACCGTTTCTTCATTTTTATGAAACCGGTAAAATTGATACTGACCGACTTTCGCCCGATAGAGAAGCACTGCGTACTGGTCCAGCAACAGCATTTCCTGCGTCCGTGATAGAAAATGTTCCAGGCCGTCGAATCCGCCCAATTCCGGGTGGGCCTTGTTTTTCTGCCTGAGGTACGCTTCGGATTTGAGCACAATGTCATTGCGCAGAAAATGCCTCTGCGGTTCCCGATCCAGTTCATATATGAACTCTCGGAAGCACCGGACCTCTGCTTCCTTCAAAAGCGTTGCGATGGAATACGAATCGTTCACTTCAAGACTCCAGGAATCGGTAGCGGTGAATGCCATCGATCACTCCCGCCGCGTAGTTTAATTTGGAAAAATATACACCCCGCTTGCCCCTAAGCATTTCCATTTCCTCACTGTAATTTCCAACCACCACGCCCTTGGGGTCGCCGCGCATCATTTCTTCGTCGTTCCCAGAATCTCCGGCGACCAGAAAATTATCCAGAGGGATTTCCCATTTATAGCTGAGGTAGCGGATGGCTTTCCCCTTGGAGGCGCGCTGCGGCAGGATATCGAGAAATTGCTGATGCGAATAAATCAACTGGTAACGGCATCCGTTACGGGTCAACAGATCGTGGGCCTGCTTTAGATATTCCTCCTTGGGTTCCATATAGTAACTGACCTTGAATTCGCGTTCGGTTTCAGGCTCCTGTGGTTCCAAAAACGGAAGCGTACCAAGCAACCTCTTGATTTTTTCCTTGTCCCATTTCTGGCGCAGGTGCATGGCCCAGCCCTGATCAGGATTGCCGGAACCCCCATAATAAATTTCAGCACCGACGGAAGTGATCAGTATTTCCGGAACGGGAACATTATTTTCCTTGAGAAACTCCAGGGCGGAGTCGATGGTTCGACCCGTCGCCACACCGAATGCAATGGATTTTTTATAAGGGTCAATCAAAGCAAGCAGTTTTTCCAGGGATTCCGTGTCCCCGGTCAGGGTGTTGTCGATGTCACAAACAATCATCTTGTTCCGACTCAGCATCTTTACGGCAATGGGATCGCCGTCTATGGCATACAA
Coding sequences within it:
- a CDS encoding DUF5685 family protein — protein: METLNTGNPMLGLVKPYKMELLVKDCTYYKLYYCSVCRHLVRNHSRPYAFINSYEGTLLAMLYNEMVVQDIGAVKDRCSGVPIAKVAALPPEHEAVQLGAAVSLLAFVIKFQDNLEDETGFWLRRYNGWVQRRLNRTFRKSKKLYERFNIDLEYVEREVAALHRMERDLSVTAIDRFLDQWGKVFAHIMTQAFQDKIGKDRFEALYAFFLELGRLINLLDALADLHADHSACRFNPLLRAEPGLNLTDENCLRDTYNKYLETVHAGRDRMLNLLPDLDLRDAWTIVNNIVTYSLDREAQKAHDALVLRKPVSEKMFFNCKDF
- a CDS encoding zinc-ribbon domain-containing protein, with the protein product MFCPNCGAENSDQANFCTRCGTQIVDNPEMRTPQQYQQPGPPQQGNRQMPPGYYERPDLKETFVHSATSGAGAYAGCCCMNALSNLLCDACE
- a CDS encoding DedA family protein, with translation MSPETIEGLVADYGYGIVLVGTYFDHYGIPLFLVFGGIAASKDLLNVYGVLLCGFAGGWIADLFLYFLGYKTGLAYWMRFSWVSRMEGAIATTHRMFQTRPAVVVILGRFLFAVSKIIPPFAGMIHYDARRYVAFSFLGNVLFSIVYTAASYYSGPLVMDALKELEWGNVAITICSVLALYFIARRTLRAPRRS
- a CDS encoding J domain-containing protein; translation: MTTKNHYEILGVAPEATYAEIKKAYRELAKQHHPDKNPESRDGHHDRFAEIAEAYRVLSNLNRRRDYDALLFGAPPPHSGPKGPHRFYRPHYSGYPYFQYDFITPFIHSFFVGDLRARPTEKDRMQRLLLNPRVLMVAMFGALYFFKFFTSMAGEITDKNIEEKLFQTQSYYLSVNTDEGTEKKKRVKRDLFKEVQVGDRIEKDFFSFTYRLNDREISYWELPRFLLQVGMIHLVLSGGLWWLERGRR
- a CDS encoding SH3 domain-containing protein, whose protein sequence is MRRFKLSLTSLLILAVAILSLPFTAIEAQALCVNVKKANLRKGPGLNFEKLWEVFKYMPFQQLAKKGEWLRVQDVDGDIYWLHERLITNNFKCAVVKQNKTNMRTGPGTNHSRVPWSPVDKYFSVKVLKVENNWVQIVDAMGDKAWVYQPLVWIR
- a CDS encoding sucrose synthase — protein: MAFTATDSWSLEVNDSYSIATLLKEAEVRCFREFIYELDREPQRHFLRNDIVLKSEAYLRQKNKAHPELGGFDGLEHFLSRTQEMLLLDQYAVLLYRAKVGQYQFYRFHKNEETVDELSPEEFLDYREVVAGYPYEPAEKKLEINFGPFYSLGPVIRDHRKIGSGQRFLNSFMAGKLQGEWSKWQTHLCDFLKIHSINGEQILVDGQIVQDPHQLFEALQKAISYLERQPENGPIQKEKSHLRGLGFCDGFGDTVGRVLKNLQLLANLLEEPRAENLEEFINVIPMVSRVAIISPHGWFGQENVLGRPDTGGQVVYILDQVKALEKYLKTSLKNAGLKAQPKIIIVTRLIPESEGTTCDHRLEKVHGTQNCWILRVPFKDDQQGIVPHWMSRFRVWPYLEQFALDAKNELLTEFGGKPDLIVGNYSDGNLVASLLASWLQVIQCNIAHALEKPKYLFSALYWKDLEPDYNFSLQFTADLIAMNKADIIISSTSQEIAGTDTSMGQYESYRLFSMPGLYKVANGVHLHHPKFNVVSPGVDDSLYFPFTQKNKRMENQTSELTERLFQHAGPEAYGELSDPDKPPIFTMARLDKIKNLTGLVEAYGQSPQLQEMANLIVVTRSIREEGVEDDEERHQLKRMYELIAQYDLYSKIRWVENSSRQNGAEMYRIMGDRQGVFVQPALFEAFGLTVLEGMASGLPVFATQFGGPQEIIQDGRNGFLINPTQPLLISEPLVKFLARAGSDSTYWKTISGQAISRVKEAYTWKLYSEKLLKFAKLYGFWNYSELSEEKKNWINTAIYYFTCFSRNALTC